One segment of Prionailurus bengalensis isolate Pbe53 chromosome X, Fcat_Pben_1.1_paternal_pri, whole genome shotgun sequence DNA contains the following:
- the ZBTB33 gene encoding transcriptional regulator Kaiso: protein MESRKLISATDIQYSGSLLNSLNEQRGRGLFCDVTVIVEDRKFRAHRNILSASSTYFHQLFSVAGQVVELSFIRAEIFAEILNYIYSSKIVRVRSDLLDELIKSGQLLGVKFIAELGVPLSQVKSISGTAQDGNAETLPPGSGDKNLEMPKSKDEAQDNGATIMPIITESFSLSAEDYETKKIIVTDSDDDDDDVIFCSEILPAKETLPSTNAVTQVQPNPGSVAISDVAPGASNNSPPLPNVTPTQKLPTAVNQATLSQTQGSEKLLVSSAPTHLTPNIILLNQTPLTTPPNVSSSLPNHMSPSINLLVQNPQTPNSAILTGSKANEEEEEEIIDDDDDTISSSPDSAVSNTSLVPQAEIPPNATFDGPLIQKMQVPTLLQEPLSNSLKISDIITRNTNDAGLGSKHLMEGQKIITLDTATEIEGLSTGCKVYANIGEDTYDIVIPVKDDPDEGEARLENEIPKTSSGETANKRMKVKHDDHYELIVDGRVYYICIVCKRSYVCLTSLRRHFNIHSWEKKYPCRYCEKVFPLAEYRTKHEIHHTGERRYQCLACGKSFINYQFMSSHIKSVHSQDPSGDAKLYRLHPCRSLQIRQYAYLSDRSGSMPVMKDDGIGYKVDDGKEPAVGAASTPQNKPMTWEDIFIQQENDSIFKQNVTDGSTEFEFIIPESY from the coding sequence CTGATTTCGGCTACAGACATTCAATACTCTGGCAGTCTGCTGAACTCCTTGAATGAGCAGCGTGGCCGTGGACTCTTCTGTGATGTTACCGTCATCGTGGAAGACCGAAAATTCCGGGCCCACAGGAATATTCTCTCAGCTTCTAGTACTTACTTCCATCAGCTCTTCTCGGTTGCTGGGCAAGTTGTTGAACTGAGCTTTATAAGAGCAGAGATCTTTGCAGAAATTCTCAATTATATCTATAGTTCTAAAATCGTTCGTGTTAGATCAGATTTACTTGATGAGCTGATTAAATCAGGACAGTTGTTAGGGGTTAAATTTATAGCAGAGCTTGGTGTCCCATTGTCACAGGTTAAAAGCATCTCAGGTACAGCTCAGGATGGTAATGCAGAGACCTTACCACCTGGTTCTGGTGACAAGAACCTTGAAATGCCAAAATCAAAAGATGAAGCCCAAGATAACGGGGCCACTATAATGCCTATTATAACAGAGTCTTTTTCCTTATCTGCTGAAGATTATGAGACAAAAAAGATTATTGTTACCGATTCAGACGATGATGACGATGATGTCATTTTCTGCTCTGAGATTCTGCCCGCAAAGGAGACTTTGCCGAGTACCAATGCAGTGACACAGGTCCAGCCTAACCCAGGTTCCGTTGCTATTTCAGATGTTGCTCCTGGTGCTAGTAATAACTCTCCCCCTTTACCAAATGTCACACCTACTCAGAAACTTCCTACTGCTGTGAATCAGGCAACTCTGAGCCAGACACAAGGAAGTGAAAAATTGCTGGTGTCTTCAGCCCCGACACATCTGACTCCCAACATTATTCTGTTAAATCAGACACCACTTACTACACCACCAAATGTCAGTTCTTCACTTCCAAATCATATGTCTCCTTCGATCAATTTACTTGTGCAGAATCCGCAGACACCAAACAGTGCTATTTTAACAGGAAGCAAGGCcaatgaagaggaggaggaggaaattatagatgatgatgatgacactATTAGCTCCAGTCCAGATTCGGCCGTCAGTAACACATCTTTGGTCCCACAGGCTGAAATCCCCCCGAATGCCACTTTTGATGGACCATTGATACAGAAGATGCAGGTTCCTACACTTCTGCAAGAGCcactttctaattctttaaagATTTCAGATATAATTACCAGAAACACTAACGATGCAGGTTTAGGATCAAAGCATCTAATGGAGGGTCAGAAGATCATTACTTTAGATACAGCCACTGAGATTGAAGGCTTGTCAACGGGTTGCAAGGTTTATGCAAATATCGGTGAAGATACTTATGACATAGTGATCCCAGTCAAAGATGACCCTGATGAAGGGGAGGCCAGACTTGAGAATGAGATACCAAAAACATCTAGCGGTGAGACGGCAAACAAGCGTATGAAAGTAAAACACGATGATCACTATGAGTTAATAGTAGATGGGAGGGTCTATTATATCTGTATTGTGTGCAAGAGGTCCTATGTCTGTCTGACAAGCTTGCGGAGACATTTTAACATTCATTCTTGGGAGAAGAAGTATCCTTGCCGTTACTGTGAGAAGGTATTTCCTCTGGCAGAATATCGCACAAAACATGAAATCCATCACACGGGGGAGCGAAGGTATCAGTGTTTGGCCTGTGGCAAATCTTTCATCAACTATCAGTTTATGTCTTCACACATAAAGTCAGTTCATAGTCAGGACCCTTCCGGGGACGCAAAGCTTTATCGTTTACATCCGTGCAGGTCCTTACAGATCAGACAATATGCGTATCTTTCTGATAGGTCAGGCTCTATGCCTGTAATGAAGGATGATGGTATTGGGTATAAGGTTGATGATGGGAAAGAACCTGCCGTAGGGGCCGCATCTACTCCTCAGAACAAGCCAATGACCTGGGAAGATATTTTTATTCAGCAggaaaatgattccatttttaaacaGAATGTAACAGATGGCAGTACTGAGTTTGAATTTATAATACCTGAATCTTACTGA